The Leptospira sp. WS39.C2 genome contains a region encoding:
- a CDS encoding adenylate/guanylate cyclase domain-containing protein, with translation MFRSIRNAIYSVYCIRDQFPKYMSELLLEEEAMGALFAVRFRYVIGFALIASAIANISNIETIWGYLVNFIGISIYFINTFVHLHILKKKNSHWKTKYDYISLFIDNLLITMTILNWYWIKGNGNPNFLVKTPLMIFYLLPLSLCLFQYRFSLVVFSFVCFLISYYSFITAALLDPDALVSLDWTSYVLGDEIILLDALVSKPVIYLILVFAISYGIFRSLRMLLKFAASETQKTTLSRYFSPDLVSEIVSDPEVIGRGKRQKVTVLFSDIRGFTQFSELLDPEELSIFLTEFRRRMVRVIFQNKGSLDKFIGDAVMVTFGTPLPSEIPGEDAKNAVSAAKAMLSELKIWNAERKSLGQVEIKIGIGIHSGEVFCGSIGSEERMEYTVIGDTVNTASRIESACKEIGSPLLISEAVWNEIGSPDLWQKKEAVLLPGREQKINLFAYQNL, from the coding sequence ATGTTCCGGTCCATTCGAAACGCCATTTATTCTGTTTATTGTATCCGTGACCAATTTCCGAAGTACATGTCAGAACTCCTTTTGGAAGAAGAGGCAATGGGTGCCCTTTTTGCTGTTCGGTTTCGGTATGTGATTGGATTTGCTCTGATCGCCAGTGCCATAGCAAACATTAGTAATATTGAAACCATTTGGGGGTATTTGGTTAATTTTATTGGTATCAGCATATATTTTATCAACACATTTGTACATTTGCATATTCTAAAAAAGAAAAATAGCCATTGGAAAACTAAATATGATTACATCAGTCTTTTTATAGACAATCTATTGATTACGATGACCATCCTGAATTGGTATTGGATCAAAGGGAATGGAAATCCTAATTTTTTGGTGAAAACCCCTCTTATGATTTTTTACCTTCTGCCCCTTTCGTTATGTTTGTTCCAATACCGTTTTTCACTCGTAGTTTTCTCCTTTGTTTGTTTTCTGATTAGTTATTATTCTTTTATCACTGCTGCCTTACTTGATCCAGATGCACTTGTGAGTTTGGATTGGACAAGCTATGTGTTAGGTGACGAGATCATTTTATTGGATGCCCTAGTTTCCAAACCAGTGATATATCTCATCCTAGTATTTGCAATTTCCTACGGAATCTTTCGTAGCCTTCGGATGTTACTCAAGTTTGCCGCCTCGGAAACACAAAAAACCACACTTTCTCGTTATTTTTCGCCAGATTTAGTATCGGAAATTGTTTCTGACCCGGAAGTGATTGGAAGGGGGAAACGACAAAAAGTAACGGTTCTTTTCAGTGATATCCGTGGGTTCACTCAGTTTTCCGAACTTTTGGACCCAGAAGAGTTATCTATTTTTTTAACTGAATTTAGAAGGAGGATGGTACGTGTGATCTTCCAAAACAAAGGTAGTTTGGATAAATTCATTGGTGATGCAGTGATGGTTACTTTTGGAACGCCCTTGCCATCCGAAATTCCAGGGGAAGATGCGAAAAACGCTGTGAGCGCCGCCAAGGCAATGTTAAGTGAACTAAAAATATGGAATGCCGAAAGAAAATCACTAGGACAAGTTGAAATCAAAATCGGAATAGGAATCCATTCAGGCGAAGTGTTTTGTGGGAGCATTGGCTCAGAAGAAAGAATGGAATATACTGTCATAGGAGATACAGTGAATACTGCCTCAAGGATTGAATCAGCATGTAAGGAAATTGGCTCTCCACTCCTTATATCGGAGGCGGTTTGGAATGAAATTGGAAGTCCGGATTTATGGCAGAAAAAGGAAGCGGTTCTTTTGCCTGGAAGGGAACAAAAAATAAATTTGTTTGCTTACCAAAATCTATGA
- a CDS encoding HD domain-containing phosphohydrolase: MSTNDTNIVPREKLAKFELTEESLNSFRKNQNIPLDLYNKDGQILIHKKRNPTEADFGKLLKFEMQGVYFLISELKKSKPNGADKPYLEPGRTTKLFDIEKTARFAKQSQALIEDLRKTSFSSDQAVFVQNSVNELLTDFTSNPDFELGIFNILEILSVAGVSVESELMTKRTVVAMGMKVRTRKIVNEGKEESNKKDHLSLMMASYLMDVGYSRLEVKQTPKLTKEEYAVVQQHPIISYLMTLPAPEVESHVRTLILNHHRPYRGNGVNNNFPDPRSLFTKLMSVRDKYNKEVGKERITQDIELQLHLQENNVTTSSFEEDIAILSLASEYSSLTSNQPWRPAFKSSTALKMILNDSFFSYSNKNIRHLLDYVGSSLTNNENIINFGDFVITASVDSEKRAHFDICLVLEVGRYQTRPKLQRICSINPVFQKGIKFKIADFDLKTIKIDRRKAIMDLALQAGTTRVIYIIDPELNPALHEAVYKLNLNT; this comes from the coding sequence ATGAGCACAAATGATACAAATATAGTACCTAGAGAAAAGCTCGCAAAATTTGAGTTAACCGAAGAATCATTAAATAGTTTTCGTAAAAACCAAAACATCCCTCTCGATTTATACAATAAAGACGGACAAATATTAATTCATAAAAAAAGAAATCCAACGGAAGCAGACTTTGGAAAACTTTTAAAGTTTGAAATGCAAGGAGTTTACTTTTTAATCTCCGAACTAAAAAAATCAAAACCTAATGGTGCCGATAAACCTTACTTAGAACCAGGTCGAACTACAAAATTATTCGACATTGAAAAAACAGCTCGTTTCGCAAAACAATCACAGGCGTTAATTGAAGATTTACGCAAAACATCATTTTCCTCTGACCAAGCTGTTTTTGTACAAAACTCGGTGAATGAACTTCTCACCGATTTTACGAGTAATCCTGATTTTGAATTAGGCATATTTAATATTTTAGAGATTCTAAGTGTAGCCGGAGTTTCTGTTGAGTCGGAACTAATGACCAAACGTACGGTTGTTGCGATGGGAATGAAAGTTCGGACTCGTAAAATTGTCAATGAAGGCAAAGAAGAATCCAATAAGAAAGACCATTTGAGTTTAATGATGGCAAGTTACCTAATGGATGTCGGATATTCCAGACTAGAAGTAAAACAAACTCCCAAACTTACAAAAGAAGAATACGCAGTTGTCCAACAACATCCTATCATTAGTTATTTAATGACCCTTCCTGCTCCCGAAGTGGAATCCCATGTGCGGACTCTTATCTTAAACCATCACAGACCGTATCGTGGCAATGGTGTGAATAATAATTTTCCAGACCCAAGATCTCTTTTCACCAAACTCATGTCAGTTCGTGATAAATACAATAAGGAAGTGGGTAAAGAAAGGATCACACAAGACATCGAACTGCAGTTACATCTGCAAGAAAACAATGTCACTACTTCTAGTTTCGAAGAAGACATTGCTATACTTTCTCTTGCAAGTGAGTATTCTTCTCTTACATCTAACCAACCTTGGAGACCAGCATTTAAATCTTCTACTGCACTTAAGATGATCTTAAATGATTCATTTTTTTCTTATAGCAATAAAAATATACGCCACCTACTTGATTATGTAGGAAGTTCGCTTACCAATAACGAAAACATCATCAATTTTGGTGACTTTGTGATCACAGCATCTGTAGATTCAGAAAAACGAGCTCATTTTGATATTTGTCTCGTTTTGGAAGTGGGGCGTTACCAAACAAGACCCAAACTCCAAAGGATTTGTAGCATCAATCCAGTCTTTCAAAAAGGTATCAAATTCAAAATTGCTGACTTTGATTTGAAAACAATCAAAATTGATAGAAGAAAAGCAATTATGGACCTTGCCTTACAAGCAGGAACAACACGTGTGATTTATATTATTGATCCTGAGTTAAACCCCGCCTTACACGAAGCAGTTTATAAATTAAACCTTAATACATAA